A portion of the Pseudarthrobacter defluvii genome contains these proteins:
- a CDS encoding heavy metal translocating P-type ATPase produces MQDHPDVHHQGGGHDHHQPPSRTLTEPPAHSAGHTEHTGHPQHGGHGQHDDDHTVHTHGQHAGHSTAMFKNRFWLTLALSIPVVYFSPMMAHLLGYMPPEFPGSAWIPPVLGTVIFLYGGQPFLKGGLQELKDRTPGMMLLIAMAITVAFAASWVTSLGIGGFDLDFWWELALLVAIMLLGHWIEMRALGSAQGALDALAALLPDEAERINDSGTETVPVSELNPGDLVLVRPGARMPADGNVVDGQAEFDESMITGESKTVARGAGDPVVAGTVATDSSVRVRVTAVGDQTALAGIQRLVEEAQASSSRAQALADRAAAFLFYFAAGAGVLTFIAWTLMGSVPDAVTRTVTVLVIACPHALGLAIPLVIAISTEQAARAGVLIKNRMALERMRTIDVVLFDKTGTLTTGEPELKDVAVAEGADADTVLALAAAVESDSEHPVARAIVRAAKARNLVLPQATGFTSLTGRGVRAGVDGRTVHVGGPALLRELGVVEPASLAGSTKAWMDRGAAVLHVVDDGNVLGAVSMEDAVRPESRQAVSALQRRGVKVAMVTGDAHQVAQAVAADLDIDEVFAEVLPADKDKKVAELQGRGLKVAMVGDGVNDSPALARAEVGIAIGAGTDVAVESAGVVLAGNDPRAVLSMVDLSRASYRKMWQNLVWATGYNVLSVPLAAGVLAFAGVVLSPAAGAVLMSASTVVVALNAQLLRRLKLNPSEVR; encoded by the coding sequence ATGCAGGACCACCCCGACGTACACCACCAGGGCGGCGGGCATGACCACCACCAGCCGCCCAGCCGGACGCTGACGGAGCCCCCGGCACACAGCGCGGGGCATACCGAACACACCGGGCACCCGCAGCACGGCGGCCACGGCCAGCACGACGACGACCACACGGTCCACACCCACGGCCAGCACGCGGGGCACAGCACGGCCATGTTCAAGAACAGGTTTTGGCTGACGCTGGCCCTGTCCATTCCCGTGGTCTACTTCAGCCCCATGATGGCCCACCTCCTGGGCTACATGCCGCCCGAGTTCCCCGGGTCCGCCTGGATCCCCCCGGTCCTGGGCACCGTAATTTTCCTGTACGGCGGACAGCCGTTCCTCAAGGGCGGCCTGCAGGAGCTCAAGGACCGTACGCCCGGAATGATGCTGCTGATCGCCATGGCCATCACGGTGGCCTTCGCCGCGTCATGGGTCACCAGCCTGGGAATCGGTGGCTTCGACCTGGACTTCTGGTGGGAGCTGGCCCTGCTGGTGGCCATCATGCTGCTGGGGCACTGGATCGAAATGCGCGCCCTTGGTTCCGCGCAGGGCGCCCTTGATGCCCTCGCCGCGCTGCTGCCGGACGAAGCCGAGCGCATCAATGACAGCGGCACCGAGACCGTCCCCGTCTCCGAGCTCAACCCCGGGGACCTGGTCCTGGTCCGTCCGGGCGCCCGCATGCCTGCTGACGGCAACGTAGTGGACGGGCAGGCCGAGTTCGACGAGTCCATGATCACCGGTGAATCCAAGACCGTGGCTCGCGGCGCGGGCGATCCCGTGGTGGCCGGAACCGTGGCCACGGACAGCAGCGTCCGCGTCCGGGTCACGGCCGTGGGCGACCAGACCGCCCTGGCCGGGATCCAGCGGCTGGTGGAGGAAGCACAGGCTTCATCGTCCCGCGCACAGGCCCTGGCGGACCGTGCAGCAGCCTTCCTCTTCTACTTTGCCGCCGGCGCCGGCGTCCTGACCTTCATCGCCTGGACGCTGATGGGAAGCGTTCCCGACGCCGTCACCCGGACCGTCACCGTACTGGTCATCGCCTGCCCGCACGCGCTTGGCCTCGCCATCCCGCTGGTGATCGCCATCTCCACGGAGCAGGCGGCGCGGGCCGGCGTCCTGATCAAGAACCGGATGGCGCTGGAGCGGATGCGCACCATCGACGTGGTCCTGTTCGACAAAACCGGCACCCTGACCACGGGCGAGCCGGAGCTGAAGGACGTCGCCGTGGCTGAAGGAGCGGATGCCGACACGGTGCTGGCCCTCGCCGCCGCCGTGGAGTCCGACAGTGAGCACCCCGTGGCGCGGGCCATCGTGCGCGCTGCCAAGGCACGGAACCTGGTGCTGCCTCAGGCCACCGGCTTCACCTCCCTGACGGGCCGCGGCGTCCGGGCCGGCGTCGACGGCCGTACGGTGCACGTGGGCGGGCCGGCACTGCTGCGCGAGCTCGGCGTCGTCGAACCTGCTTCTCTGGCGGGGAGCACCAAAGCGTGGATGGACCGCGGAGCCGCCGTGCTCCACGTTGTCGACGACGGCAACGTCCTGGGTGCCGTCAGCATGGAGGATGCGGTGCGGCCGGAGTCGCGGCAGGCCGTGTCAGCCCTGCAGCGGCGGGGCGTCAAGGTGGCCATGGTAACCGGCGACGCGCACCAGGTGGCGCAGGCCGTGGCCGCGGACCTGGACATCGACGAAGTGTTCGCCGAGGTCCTGCCCGCGGACAAGGACAAGAAAGTGGCCGAGCTGCAGGGCCGCGGGTTGAAGGTGGCCATGGTGGGCGACGGCGTCAACGACTCCCCCGCGCTGGCCCGCGCCGAGGTGGGGATCGCCATCGGCGCCGGCACCGACGTGGCAGTGGAATCCGCCGGCGTGGTGTTGGCGGGAAACGACCCACGGGCCGTGCTGTCCATGGTGGACCTGTCCCGGGCCAGCTACCGGAAGATGTGGCAGAACCTGGTGTGGGCCACCGGTTACAACGTCCTGTCCGTGCCGCTGGCCGCCGGTGTCCTGGCGTTCGCCGGTGTGGTGCTGTCGCCCGCGGCGGGTGCTGTGCTGATGTCTGCGTCCACCGTTGTGGTGGCACTGAACGCCCAGCTCCTTCGGCGGCTGAAACTGAACCCGTCCGAGGTCCGTTGA
- a CDS encoding DUF305 domain-containing protein: protein MNTTIKTLSIAAALAASLGLAGCAANAGSGNSMPMDHGSASPMSSTMPGAGMSPAADANHNQADIMFAQMMIPHHAQAVEMSGIILDKQDIPAEVTALATKIKAAQAPEIEQMTGWLQGWNVPAAMSDHTGHGMTGMVDDAGIDKLKSATGAEAARLFLQQMIGHHEGAIDMAQQEISAGKSPEAVKLGHEIVDAQQAEITQMKQLLASL, encoded by the coding sequence ATGAACACCACCATCAAGACCCTGTCCATTGCTGCTGCCCTGGCTGCCTCGCTCGGCCTCGCAGGATGCGCAGCCAATGCCGGATCCGGCAACAGCATGCCCATGGACCACGGCAGCGCCAGCCCGATGTCCAGCACCATGCCCGGCGCCGGCATGAGCCCCGCCGCGGATGCCAACCATAACCAGGCCGACATCATGTTTGCCCAGATGATGATCCCGCACCACGCACAGGCGGTGGAGATGAGCGGCATCATCCTGGACAAGCAGGACATTCCAGCAGAGGTGACCGCCCTGGCAACCAAAATCAAGGCGGCCCAGGCCCCCGAGATCGAGCAGATGACAGGCTGGCTCCAAGGCTGGAACGTGCCCGCCGCGATGAGCGACCACACCGGCCACGGCATGACCGGCATGGTGGACGACGCCGGCATCGACAAGCTCAAGTCCGCCACCGGCGCCGAGGCTGCGCGGCTGTTCCTGCAGCAGATGATCGGCCATCACGAGGGCGCCATCGACATGGCCCAGCAGGAGATCAGCGCCGGCAAGTCACCTGAAGCCGTGAAGCTGGGCCACGAGATCGTGGACGCGCAGCAGGCGGAGATCACGCAGATGAAGCAGCTGCTGGCCTCGCTCTAG
- a CDS encoding low molecular weight phosphatase family protein → MDTSAPVRILTVCTGNICRSPVAERLLQAGLDQVVPGGFEVSSAGTRALVGQPMQPISADIVRTFGGNPEGFAARQLTPKILRGVDLVLTMTSGHRGEVLQLDASLLKRTFTIREFARMLNVLDQRAAEADTQPAGPPQEAAPDDESRLAANAAFWRGLPARAAGVRHLSLPADPAENDIVDPYRRSPEVYREMEDQLAPAIVSILRHARLNAPVSPDAAQL, encoded by the coding sequence TTGGACACTTCCGCACCAGTACGAATCCTGACCGTCTGCACCGGCAACATCTGCCGGTCGCCCGTGGCCGAACGGCTGCTGCAGGCGGGGCTTGACCAAGTAGTGCCCGGCGGTTTCGAAGTCTCCAGTGCCGGCACCCGCGCCCTGGTGGGCCAGCCCATGCAGCCCATCTCGGCGGACATCGTGCGGACCTTCGGCGGGAATCCCGAAGGCTTCGCTGCCCGGCAGCTCACCCCCAAGATCCTGCGCGGTGTGGATCTGGTGCTCACCATGACCTCCGGGCACCGCGGCGAGGTCCTGCAGCTGGACGCCTCCCTGCTCAAGCGGACCTTCACCATCCGCGAGTTCGCCCGGATGCTCAACGTCCTGGACCAGCGGGCCGCCGAAGCTGACACCCAGCCAGCCGGGCCTCCCCAGGAAGCAGCGCCCGACGACGAGTCCCGGCTTGCTGCCAACGCCGCCTTTTGGCGGGGGTTGCCCGCCCGGGCCGCCGGGGTGCGGCACCTCTCGCTTCCGGCCGACCCCGCAGAAAATGACATCGTGGACCCATACCGCCGCTCGCCCGAGGTCTACCGTGAGATGGAGGACCAGCTGGCCCCCGCGATCGTCTCCATCCTGCGCCACGCCCGCCTGAACGCACCAGTGAGCCCCGACGCCGCCCAGCTGTAG
- a CDS encoding LCP family protein gives MSIPGGSDPSGPGGPGNSGSQPAGQSAHRPAWLVALGRRRWIAVLVAVALVVAAGIAIFSLNRAGQEAQPAATQTQSPSETPTPTPSETPPPAPAPAPPPSPAPIPDLPAAPMNILVIGSDIRGGTPARDAAAHTAATGEAQDQRADSLMVVHVPADRRNLYLISINRDNWVDIPGYGAAKINAALQYGGIDMETATVQQLLGITIDHTLMLDFGGFKILVDGLGGIDVNVPIPFQSSIETQHVFPAGMNHLDGQAALEFSRERYAFADGDFQRVRDQQIMLRAILARLTAGGALNDVNAVRSLVDFASCCLTVDKAFDPVQAAILAYSLRNLDVNAIGTMTLPTAGSGFVAGQSVLFPDYGGIAAVGAALREGRIGDFAKP, from the coding sequence ATGAGCATCCCAGGCGGTTCTGATCCATCCGGCCCCGGCGGTCCCGGCAACTCCGGTTCGCAGCCCGCCGGCCAATCCGCCCACCGGCCCGCCTGGCTGGTTGCCCTGGGCCGCCGCCGCTGGATCGCGGTGTTGGTGGCGGTGGCGTTGGTTGTAGCGGCCGGAATCGCGATCTTCAGCCTGAACCGCGCCGGCCAGGAAGCGCAGCCGGCGGCCACCCAGACACAGTCGCCCAGCGAAACGCCTACACCGACTCCCTCTGAAACGCCCCCGCCCGCTCCTGCTCCTGCTCCCCCACCCTCGCCTGCCCCTATCCCGGACCTGCCTGCAGCCCCGATGAACATCCTGGTCATCGGCAGTGACATCCGCGGCGGCACCCCGGCACGCGACGCCGCCGCCCATACGGCAGCCACCGGCGAAGCCCAGGACCAGCGGGCGGACTCCCTCATGGTGGTCCACGTCCCCGCCGACCGGCGGAACCTCTACCTCATCTCCATCAACCGTGACAACTGGGTGGACATCCCCGGCTACGGGGCCGCCAAGATCAACGCCGCCCTGCAGTATGGCGGCATCGACATGGAGACTGCCACCGTGCAGCAGCTGCTGGGGATCACCATCGACCACACCCTGATGCTGGACTTCGGCGGGTTCAAGATCCTGGTGGACGGCCTGGGCGGCATCGACGTCAACGTGCCCATCCCGTTCCAGTCCAGCATTGAGACCCAGCACGTCTTCCCCGCCGGTATGAACCACCTTGACGGGCAGGCGGCGCTGGAGTTTTCCCGCGAGCGCTACGCCTTCGCCGACGGCGACTTCCAGCGCGTCCGCGACCAGCAGATCATGCTCCGCGCCATCCTGGCCCGCCTCACCGCAGGCGGTGCCCTCAACGACGTGAACGCGGTGCGGTCCCTGGTCGATTTCGCCTCCTGCTGCCTCACCGTGGACAAGGCCTTCGACCCCGTCCAGGCCGCCATCCTGGCCTACAGCCTGCGGAACCTTGACGTGAACGCCATCGGCACCATGACGCTGCCGACGGCGGGCTCCGGTTTCGTGGCCGGGCAGTCCGTGCTGTTTCCCGACTACGGGGGCATCGCAGCCGTAGGCGCGGCACTGCGGGAGGGCCGGATCGGCGACTTCGCGAAGCCATAG
- a CDS encoding alkaline phosphatase D family protein encodes MSESSQAGVSRRTVVKSSVLAAALASVPAANASAATQSPAGVALVRNRLTLPSGIATGDVTSDSAVLWSRASGAGRMTAVLRAVDDGGQVLRGRGAFERVLRGPRATQASDFTAKIHAGNLPSNTRFALEISFEDDGGAAGETVRGSFRTAPDTGTVNGKGRTGDTSNGGDVPASSAQSFVWTGDTAGQGWGINEEIGGMRGYRAMHQARPDFFIHSGDTIYADGPIAETVVEKDGQVWRNLVTEEVSKVAETLTEFRGRHRYNSMDVNMRAMFADVPVIAQWDDHETHNNWYPGQILDDSRYTVRDVNTLAARGRQAWQENMPIADSSAIWRPGTFDDAGQYQPARIYRKISRGPQLDIFCLDMRTYKSPNTDGKEPYATNILGQEQVDWLIREVSKSKATWKVIANDLPLGIVVPDGPVNQESLSNRDNGAPLGRELEIAGVLSAFKRNGVKNTVWLTADVHYCAAHHYSPERAAFTDFDPFWEFVAGPIAAGSFGPNSMDGTFGPEVVFSKSGRFAGESPRDGENQFFGHVELGGDNSFTASLRNANGATVFSKVLTPER; translated from the coding sequence ATGAGCGAATCTTCCCAGGCCGGGGTTTCCCGCCGCACCGTCGTCAAGAGTTCCGTCCTCGCCGCCGCGCTGGCCTCCGTTCCCGCCGCCAACGCTTCGGCAGCCACCCAGTCTCCCGCCGGCGTCGCGCTGGTCCGCAACCGGCTCACCCTACCCAGCGGCATCGCCACCGGCGACGTCACCTCCGATTCCGCCGTGCTCTGGTCCCGTGCCTCGGGCGCCGGCCGGATGACGGCCGTCCTGCGGGCAGTGGACGACGGCGGCCAGGTCCTGCGCGGGCGGGGCGCCTTTGAGCGGGTCCTCCGCGGGCCCCGCGCCACCCAAGCGTCCGACTTCACGGCCAAGATCCACGCCGGAAACCTGCCGTCCAACACCCGCTTCGCCCTGGAGATCAGCTTCGAGGACGACGGCGGCGCGGCCGGTGAGACGGTTCGCGGCAGCTTCCGCACGGCGCCGGACACCGGGACGGTCAACGGCAAGGGCCGCACTGGTGACACCAGCAACGGCGGTGACGTCCCGGCGTCGTCCGCCCAAAGCTTTGTGTGGACCGGCGACACCGCAGGCCAGGGCTGGGGCATCAACGAGGAGATCGGCGGGATGCGGGGCTACCGGGCCATGCACCAGGCCCGCCCGGACTTTTTCATCCACTCCGGCGACACTATCTACGCCGACGGGCCCATCGCCGAAACCGTGGTGGAAAAAGACGGCCAGGTCTGGCGGAACCTGGTCACGGAGGAGGTGTCCAAGGTGGCCGAGACGCTCACCGAATTCCGAGGCCGGCACCGCTACAACTCCATGGACGTCAATATGCGGGCCATGTTCGCGGACGTGCCGGTGATCGCGCAGTGGGACGACCACGAGACGCACAACAACTGGTACCCGGGCCAGATCCTGGACGACTCCCGCTACACCGTGCGGGACGTCAACACCCTGGCCGCCCGCGGCCGGCAGGCGTGGCAGGAAAACATGCCCATCGCAGACAGCTCGGCCATCTGGCGCCCCGGAACGTTCGACGACGCCGGCCAGTACCAGCCGGCCAGGATCTACCGGAAGATCTCCAGGGGCCCGCAGCTGGACATCTTTTGCCTGGACATGCGCACCTACAAGTCCCCCAACACGGACGGCAAGGAACCCTACGCCACGAACATTCTTGGCCAGGAGCAGGTGGACTGGCTCATCCGCGAGGTGTCCAAGTCCAAGGCGACATGGAAGGTGATCGCGAACGACCTGCCGCTGGGCATCGTGGTGCCGGACGGCCCGGTCAACCAGGAGAGCCTGTCCAACCGCGACAACGGTGCTCCCCTGGGCCGCGAACTCGAGATCGCCGGCGTGCTGAGTGCCTTCAAGCGCAACGGTGTGAAGAACACGGTGTGGCTTACCGCGGACGTGCATTACTGCGCCGCCCACCACTACTCCCCCGAGCGTGCCGCCTTCACCGACTTCGACCCCTTCTGGGAGTTCGTTGCCGGACCCATCGCCGCAGGTTCCTTCGGCCCCAACAGCATGGACGGCACGTTCGGTCCCGAGGTGGTCTTCTCTAAGTCAGGGCGCTTCGCCGGGGAGTCACCGCGCGACGGCGAGAACCAGTTCTTCGGGCACGTGGAGCTGGGCGGAGACAACAGCTTCACCGCCAGCCTCCGGAACGCGAACGGCGCCACGGTGTTCTCCAAGGTCCTGACGCCCGAACGGTAG
- a CDS encoding histidine phosphatase family protein, with translation MKGTSADSTSADDGGLTEAVQQAGAVELLLIRHGESEGNVAATEAREAGVEVIEVPARDADVNLSGTGRDQAKALGTALGRIAEEFRPDTVVSSPYARARQTAEIAVETAGWPLQVRTDERLRDRELGILDRLTRLGVENRYPGESERRDWLGKLYYRPPGGESWADVALRLRSVLAELNSTGMGQRVMLVCHDAVIMLFRYVLEGLSEKELLDLAAREAILNASLTKFVRPSGVGPWTLESFNVADHLAEQGVEVTQHAGDTSVRPR, from the coding sequence TTGAAGGGCACTTCAGCGGACAGCACTTCAGCGGACGACGGCGGCCTGACGGAGGCGGTCCAGCAGGCCGGGGCGGTGGAGCTGCTGCTGATCCGGCATGGTGAGAGCGAAGGCAACGTTGCGGCCACCGAGGCCCGTGAAGCCGGCGTGGAGGTCATCGAGGTTCCCGCCCGCGATGCGGATGTGAACCTGTCCGGTACCGGCAGGGACCAGGCCAAGGCGCTGGGTACGGCACTGGGACGGATCGCGGAGGAGTTCCGTCCCGACACGGTGGTGTCCTCCCCCTATGCCCGGGCGCGGCAAACGGCTGAGATTGCGGTGGAAACCGCCGGCTGGCCGCTGCAGGTGCGCACTGATGAGCGGCTTCGTGACCGCGAACTGGGCATCCTGGACCGGCTCACCCGGCTGGGAGTGGAGAACCGCTACCCCGGGGAATCCGAGCGCCGGGACTGGCTGGGCAAGCTGTACTACCGGCCGCCGGGAGGGGAATCGTGGGCGGACGTGGCGCTGCGTCTGCGATCCGTCCTGGCGGAGCTGAACAGCACAGGCATGGGCCAGCGGGTCATGCTGGTGTGCCATGACGCCGTGATCATGCTGTTCCGGTATGTCCTGGAAGGCCTCAGCGAAAAGGAACTGCTGGACCTGGCGGCCAGGGAGGCCATCCTCAACGCGTCACTGACCAAGTTCGTCCGGCCCTCGGGCGTGGGGCCGTGGACGCTGGAAAGCTTCAACGTGGCCGACCATCTGGCGGAGCAGGGCGTCGAGGTCACCCAGCACGCGGGAGACACCAGTGTCCGCCCGCGCTGA
- a CDS encoding NAD(P)H-hydrate dehydratase, with translation MSARAEASGPTLVTPSLLREWPLPAPGADKYSRGSVLVVGGARATPGAALLAGTASLRAGAGKLTLAVAESVSVQLGVAVPECGSIGLPETAAGSVKPELDRISSYLDKANAILVGPGLDDPDLANELLEALLSREGGEGSGAQGDAGAGEGPAVVLDAYALGALVPLEDQLGPWHGRLILTPNPTEAEVLLGRDVNDLEKDLAEISARFGAVVSCQGLITQPPGLNPDEPELWKITTGYGGLGTSGSGDVLAGAIAGFRARGTTGAQAACWGTHLHAAAGDRLASRMGPLGFLARELADELPALMLEFSV, from the coding sequence GTGTCCGCCCGCGCTGAAGCATCCGGCCCCACCCTGGTGACGCCGTCGCTCCTGCGGGAGTGGCCGCTGCCGGCGCCGGGCGCTGATAAGTATTCCCGCGGGTCGGTGCTGGTGGTGGGCGGGGCCCGGGCCACCCCCGGGGCAGCCCTCCTGGCCGGCACCGCATCCCTGCGCGCCGGGGCCGGGAAGCTCACACTGGCGGTGGCCGAATCGGTGTCAGTGCAGCTGGGGGTGGCCGTGCCCGAGTGCGGCTCGATCGGACTCCCGGAAACCGCCGCTGGCTCTGTTAAGCCGGAACTGGACCGGATTTCCTCCTACCTGGATAAAGCCAACGCCATCCTGGTGGGCCCGGGCCTGGACGATCCCGACCTTGCCAATGAACTTCTGGAAGCGTTGCTCAGCCGCGAGGGCGGCGAGGGTAGTGGCGCCCAAGGCGACGCCGGCGCGGGGGAAGGTCCCGCCGTCGTCCTCGATGCCTACGCGCTGGGTGCCCTGGTGCCGCTGGAGGACCAACTTGGCCCGTGGCACGGAAGGCTGATCCTCACCCCAAACCCGACGGAAGCGGAGGTCCTGCTGGGGCGGGACGTAAATGACCTCGAAAAGGACCTGGCCGAGATTTCCGCCAGGTTCGGCGCCGTGGTCAGCTGCCAGGGCCTGATAACCCAGCCGCCCGGCCTGAACCCGGACGAGCCGGAGCTGTGGAAGATCACCACAGGGTATGGCGGGCTGGGCACGTCCGGCAGCGGCGACGTGCTTGCGGGAGCCATCGCCGGGTTCCGTGCCCGCGGAACCACGGGCGCCCAGGCAGCCTGCTGGGGAACCCACCTGCATGCAGCCGCGGGGGACCGCTTGGCCAGCAGGATGGGACCGCTCGGCTTCCTGGCCCGCGAACTGGCTGACGAACTGCCCGCCCTGATGCTGGAATTCAGCGTCTGA
- a CDS encoding Hsp20/alpha crystallin family protein, which produces MLMRTDPFRELDRLAQQVLGTTARPAAMPMDAWREDQEFVVAFDLPGVAVDSVDLDVERNVLTVRAERPDPVGKDTELIAAERPRGVFSRQLVLGDTLDADKVKASYDAGVLTLRIPVAEKAKPRKIEIETKGAKQEISA; this is translated from the coding sequence ATGTTGATGCGAACCGATCCGTTCCGCGAGCTGGACAGGCTGGCCCAGCAGGTCCTCGGTACCACCGCACGCCCGGCAGCGATGCCGATGGACGCGTGGCGTGAGGACCAGGAATTCGTCGTGGCCTTCGACTTGCCCGGCGTCGCGGTGGATTCGGTGGACCTGGATGTGGAACGGAACGTCCTGACGGTGCGGGCGGAACGGCCCGATCCCGTGGGCAAGGACACCGAACTGATCGCCGCCGAACGGCCGCGCGGCGTCTTCAGCCGCCAGTTGGTCCTCGGCGACACCCTGGACGCGGACAAGGTCAAGGCCAGCTACGACGCCGGCGTCCTGACGCTGCGGATCCCGGTGGCCGAAAAGGCCAAGCCGCGCAAGATCGAGATTGAAACGAAGGGGGCAAAGCAGGAGATCTCCGCATAG
- a CDS encoding FAD-dependent monooxygenase — translation MPRGQSTTADTDVLVVGAGPAGLTTALQALAHGATVRVVDRRERRARPSRALMLHARALEGLRPLGVTADLLDRADTTPEAQIHLGRRVVEARLGHADLPDTAFPHLTLVRQADVEEVLWQALQDRGVAVDWGVEFVGLHRNNGGGPARQSRGQVHAELRGAGGPEQHLSHFLAGCDGQSSTVRGITGAQWRGGPYRVEAVLADLELAGPLDPGLLHVAVGRAGLAFLFALGEGATWRMLATRPAVPGSSARFGQLGPPVPPAEVARLVNESGLGATVREVGWSAQVPLQHRIASTFGSSPVFLAGDAAHAHSPAGGQGMNNGILDALNLGWKLGFASTAGRPLPELLESYGRERLTAARRVLALTHLIFFGEASPHPAARLVRTILPALAPVMPILLRRRWLIARGVRLLAQPFVNYRNSAISRDVTPGASGWTRPGERLPDAVVSVDGQVIRLHELTAVPGIHLLLGRDAGPVALGAGRSFPAVDSQPRLLHVHRLTSHPGAGIVAVRPDGYVGFRCGGVDPAQLLDWLRLVGAARD, via the coding sequence ATGCCTAGGGGGCAAAGCACGACGGCGGACACGGACGTTTTAGTGGTCGGCGCCGGTCCCGCCGGGCTCACCACCGCCCTCCAGGCCCTCGCCCACGGTGCCACCGTGCGGGTGGTGGACCGGCGGGAGCGCCGGGCCCGCCCGTCAAGGGCGCTGATGCTGCATGCCCGGGCCCTGGAAGGACTACGCCCGCTGGGCGTAACCGCTGACCTGCTGGACCGCGCGGACACCACACCCGAAGCACAGATCCACCTGGGCCGGCGGGTGGTTGAAGCCCGGCTGGGGCACGCAGACCTTCCGGACACTGCCTTCCCGCACCTGACGCTGGTCCGGCAGGCCGACGTCGAGGAGGTGCTGTGGCAGGCGCTGCAGGACAGGGGTGTGGCGGTGGACTGGGGCGTGGAATTCGTTGGACTGCACCGGAACAACGGCGGGGGACCGGCCCGGCAAAGCCGCGGCCAGGTCCACGCGGAGCTCCGTGGAGCCGGCGGGCCTGAACAGCACCTCTCCCATTTCCTGGCCGGCTGCGACGGACAGTCCAGCACCGTCCGCGGCATCACCGGCGCCCAGTGGCGCGGAGGCCCGTACCGGGTGGAGGCCGTCCTGGCCGACCTCGAACTTGCTGGCCCCCTGGACCCCGGACTGCTGCACGTGGCGGTGGGGCGTGCCGGGCTGGCTTTCCTCTTCGCGCTGGGCGAGGGTGCCACGTGGCGGATGCTGGCCACCCGCCCGGCGGTCCCGGGCTCCAGCGCCCGCTTCGGCCAGCTTGGTCCGCCCGTGCCGCCGGCGGAGGTGGCGCGGCTGGTGAATGAGTCGGGCCTGGGAGCCACCGTGCGTGAGGTGGGATGGTCCGCCCAGGTCCCGCTGCAGCACCGGATTGCCAGCACGTTCGGGAGCAGCCCCGTCTTCCTGGCCGGCGACGCCGCCCACGCCCACTCACCGGCGGGAGGACAGGGCATGAACAACGGCATCCTGGACGCCCTCAACCTCGGTTGGAAGCTGGGGTTCGCCTCGACCGCCGGCAGACCGCTGCCGGAACTGCTGGAAAGCTACGGGCGGGAGCGGCTGACCGCAGCCCGGCGGGTGCTGGCGCTGACGCACCTGATCTTCTTCGGCGAAGCTTCGCCGCATCCGGCAGCCCGCCTGGTCCGCACCATCCTGCCGGCGTTGGCTCCAGTCATGCCTATCCTGCTTCGCCGGCGGTGGCTCATCGCGAGGGGAGTCAGGCTGCTGGCGCAGCCCTTCGTGAACTACCGGAACAGTGCCATCTCGCGCGACGTTACACCCGGGGCCAGCGGGTGGACGCGGCCGGGCGAGCGGCTGCCCGATGCCGTGGTGTCGGTTGACGGACAGGTGATCCGCCTGCACGAGCTGACCGCCGTGCCGGGCATTCACCTTTTGCTGGGGCGCGACGCCGGCCCGGTGGCCTTGGGTGCCGGCCGCAGCTTTCCAGCGGTGGACAGCCAGCCCCGGTTGCTGCACGTCCACCGCCTCACCAGCCACCCCGGCGCCGGCATTGTTGCCGTCCGCCCGGACGGCTACGTGGGCTTCCGCTGCGGCGGGGTGGACCCGGCCCAGCTGCTCGACTGGCTCCGCCTGGTCGGTGCAGCCCGGGACTAG